The stretch of DNA TTATGGGTAAGAGCCAAATCAAGAGCTGCAGTCTACCTGAAACTGTTTATCAGGCAACTGTGTTAACGTACTTATATCTAATAATACAACATTTGACTGTCAGTGCCTCGTAAGGATATTCAATTGCAAACTTCCAGAGAACTTTTTCCTGAGACAGGTGTAATCATTGCAGCATTCCATTAGAAGATACTAGCAAAGACCACTGTTGCTTGCTGACATGAATGCAAAAGAAGAGGGTGGGAATACAAAGTGACAGGGAGAAAGTAAAACCTCTTTGCCATTTTTTGTGGTGCAGGTCAATACTGGTAAAAGCATCTCCTTTTGGTTTTAGAGCCTAATGACTTTGTAGCAAGCTGCTTGGCAGGGTAGCGTGTGGAACATCTAATCTGCACTGTGCTGTGGTGAGGATCACTACAGAAGTCAAACCCACAAAGGAAATTTCTGCTTCCTGGTATGGTTGTAGTTAGTGCAGCACGTCCTGAAGTCAGTCATTAAAATGCACAAATTCAGCTTTGAGGCTAATGTTAGTGGGTGGAATTCACTGTTATTCTGGTTCCAACCAGCAGGGTGCGTTTGCAGATCAAACCGAAATCTCTCCCTGCACTCACGCTGGTTGAGGCACATGGGATTAGCTCCAACACCACCGGGACACGTGCAGCAACGTCAGCTTGTTTCTGCTTGGCAGAGGGATGTCGTAACCACCACGTTACAAATCCTCCTCCACTCTTCTCCCTTACATCACTCCTGAGACCATCTGTTGACTCCAGGAtcggcagcagctgctcagcatcaTCCTCCTCACAGCCATTCCTCACTATGTCAGCACTCAGGCTCTTGGGAAAATCAGCAATAGTGTAAGTATTGGAGGTCGGAGTGGGAAGCTCTTTCCATGAGTAAAGGTCAGTTGGAGAACAAAGTGGCACAGATCCCTGAAAGGTGTGTGGGTGTGTGATTGGGGGGTGTTTTTTCTGCTATAGAATTAGAAGAGTCCTATTTGTTATGAGTTGTAAAAAAGCCCATGCCAGGTGTGCTGAAGAGTTGCTGTTTTACTGTGTTAAAGTTTTGCACAGGAGTTTGCTGTGGTGCCACACAGCACAAACAGGGAGATCTTCACAAGGGGGGTACCTACAGCATCACTATTGATTTAGAACTTTTGTTTCAGACCCTGCAAGGCCTGCTTATAATGTTGTATATACTAGGAAGTGTTGCCAGTTCTCTCCACTGTCCTTATTAAACCTGTTATTAAAAGCAGCCAAGCAGGGGGATGCATCAGGAAACCCTCTACTGAGGCACTCACTTGAGCCCTTTGATAAGAGGATGGAAATTAAGAGCATGGAAAAGATAGAAGGGACTTTTCTAAGACATTCTAGTAAGTATTGAGTTAAGAGCAATGGTATAAGGGATCATAGAGTATGTTAAGTGCTCTGGGAAATGATAAGCTTAGGAGTTTGTTATGGCTAAATGTGTCAGAAGGTGATACTGTCGATTTAGCAGCAGTGTCATCattggacaagttcctatgtgacctactctaggtggtcctgctctggcaggaggctggactggatgatctttcgaggtcccttccaacccttaagactgtgattctgtgtgaatcTCCTCTGAAGTGAGACTGTCTTTCTCAGTGGTATCCATGTTCTCCTCATGGTTAAACACTGTTTACATGTTTGCATCATCAGATAGAAATCTTAGACAATGGAAAACCATATCACAACTGTCAATCTCTTATTGTATACCCAAACAACACATATTCTGCTTCTCTTGGGGAAATGTACCTCAAAGCCTCATTTTGAGAACTAATTTCTGCACTTAATGCTGCAAGCTAATGGAGGTGCCTGTTTCTTCCTTATGCTCTCTCTGCAAGAGTTCACAGTTTCAACCGCATGTTTCAGTTCAGTTTTGCCTCAGAGGATGCATGTATCCACTAGATTCTTTTTGATGGTTTGTTGATTCCTGGTTTTTTGAATGAGAGCCCTCAACCACTTCTCCAGGGGAATCACAGAGATGGAAGGTCAACTTCAGGTGGTTTATGGCCAAAGGACAAAATAAACTTTAGAAATGGTGATAAATTCTTTAAATGTGCTACACTGGAGAGAATTAATACCTCTGCAACTTTACTTTTGGGGctctctctccccttctctctccccttctctctccccttctctctccccttctctctccccttctctctccccttctctctcccctgctctctcccctgctctctcccctgctctctcccctgctctctcccctgctctctcccctgctctctccccttctctctccccttctctctccccttctctctccccttctctctccccttctctctccccttctctctccccttctctctccccttctctctcccttcctccttccttttgcttttcctaaCAGCAGACCTTTCATAGAAacctggctatataattttatTACCCAGGATGTTACAAGGATTCTTTTAGGAACAGATAATACCCAAATATGAACTTCTTGAAATCTGAATCCAATACATACATCAAGATAAAGTTTCTCCAGTGTCTCCAGTTTTGTTTGTTCAATGTCAGCATATCCATCCAGTTCAGGAAGCATGGCCTTGTCAGGAGTTGTCTCTAGATCTAAAGAGCAAGCAATGGTCAGTGGCAGAGATCTAAAGAATCAAAGTTTCTCTATTGCAACAGCAAGCACTGCAAAAGCAAACTGCTGGGGCCCTGACACAGCTGAATCCAGCACTTTGTCTTTCCATCATAGTCTTGGTCTCCCTTGTATTGTATAAATTAATATCTGCTTTTTGCAATAGCATATTCCACAATCTCCAAAAGCATACAACCACCTCTCAGGGGATGTCCAGCTTCTGTTGGCAGACAGACCACACAGTTTACATGGGAGTGAGGGAAGCCTGTAAGCTCTCCTCTCCTGGTGCTAAACCTGGCGTGTCTGAGAAGTGGAATTCCACCTTCATGTGGCACAAGTTGCAGGCTGAGCCCTCAGAAATTTGCTTGTTGTATTTATAGAATATTTTATCCAGTATTACTTGATCTTCACCTAATCACCATGGAAACCTAATGGGGTGTTCTTATCCATGAATTAATGAATTATGGTTAGGGGTCTGAGTCGTGGCAGAGTTTATGGCTCATCCCCTCTGCATCCTCAGCCTGGTTTGATTCTTCCCTGTGTACATTACCATCTGTCTTCTGGAAGCTGGAGAATGAGCGGGATTCTTGTGCATCCTCTTGAATTCTAGCAGGAATAGTTCTAGATGTGAAATCTGTGTTATCTCCCCTGTTTGGCAGGAGTGTTAACACTTCATCACAAGCATCAAAACTTTCGTTGCTAAatttctcagtctcctctggagtGTCCTCCTCTTGTGATCTATTTGAAGTCTCTGATGGATTACAACTTCCATCACTGTCACCtgaatttgcatttttctttcctacacAAGAAACAAGTTCATTAAAACTTAATCAACCATTACTCTTTCTAAATATCCCAACTTTACATGATCTTAATAGTATGGCCTATGAATATGCATCAATAGCTCCTACTTGGAACACCTATTCATGGGTCAGTAGTCCTCCCAACATTGCAGCAATTTGTGGGTTTTCCCATTTCAACTGCCCAGCAATTACAGTTCCCCATCAAAGAAACCCCACCTCCTCtagagaaagaaatgcagtaAATAATTGGCTGGTCAATAGTTGACTTTGAAAAGACTCACAAGGGACTACGTATTTAAACATACACTTCAGCATTTGGATGGACCAGTGGCAAGTGCTGAAGTTACCCTTTCCTTTATGCAGTCTACCTGCTTACAGGATAAGTTTTACTTGTTAGCTATGGTTGATTTCAGAGCCCGGGAAAGCCCAAAGCATCTCAGACAAACACTCCTCTGTACTGTAGCACTGTCTTCTTATTTGGCTTTGGGCCTGTCTATcctgaaaaacacacacacacacactcctcctGAAAGATTAGGTTGGGACCTATTAATGGCCACAAACATATACATCCTTCAATAATGTGACAGAAGAATTCAGGGCAGTAAGTGAAGCAAATGATTCAAGACATCTCTCTTCCTGCCTGTATTAGCATTGCTGTGGGCTCTGGAGCTCTTCCTGTTAGTGACAGCAGTAGTGGAGAAGTGCCTGGTGGGGTGGTTAGCTCTGGTTCTTACAGGAACTCACGTGCCTATTGAAGCATTCCATTGGGGAAATACTGCTTCTGGGGTGTACCTGCCTGCTGGAACCATTGCTGCCCTGACCAGCacctggctgctctgcttaAGAGCACAAGAGCTTGAAAAGCTGGGGCAGGAAgcagttgtttgggtttttttttgtttcaccaGCAGTGAGAAAGGTGATGATGGCTTTAAAAGGTTGTGGTTAATCTAAGATGCACCATATGGGAAAAGAATATTCCTAAGTGTATTGCAAAAATTGCATCTATCTGCTTCTGAACTTTTAGGAACTGTTCATTTATTTGAAATCCTCCAAAAGAAGTAGACACAGACATCTTCCAAAACAGTAACCACAAACCTTCCAGGATGTCTGTTGCATCTCTCTCTTCCATgcacttttgtcttttcttttcctctgctttttgcCTGAGTGCTGCTAAAGCATTGATGCtgtcctggattttttttctctctctggtttcccatttttccctttctgctttctcagctTCAAGCCCTCCAACAGCCCAGGCTTCTGCACAGGCTCTAGTGAAAACACAAAAGCTCATCTTCAGAATGagtgaaaaatttaaaatagcTTGAAACAGCATAAAATagctacaagagaaaaaaatggtgaCAACCCCTTATGCAAGAGAGATGCACATCTCTCTTATGTAGTGTGTGGAACTGCAAGAAACAAAGATATCCCAGTGCTGATGCACAGACATCCAAATGCATCACCAGAGACCTGCAAGGAGTGCTGAGCTTGGCTCTGCTTTCCAGACACCTGCTCAGTTTTTGTTGAAATCAGGATTTGCCTCTGGTCTGAAGACTTGGCACAAAACAATTCTGTCCAAGAATTAATTCTCCTGTGGAAAAAGCCTTTATTTCTTCTAAGTATGTTAGATGTAGAACTCCACAGTGTGAAACCCTCCATAAATTATACCAGTCagtcttcctttccttccataCTGACAAAACATGGATGTGTGATCATTAGCATCTGAGCTTTATTGCTGGGTAATGGAGATGTCTCTGTTTCTTACCTGTCCTTTGGGAAAACTGGTCTGTCATCCAGATGTGTCAGGAATTTTAGTCGAACAATaagtatttttctgtaatgAGCAATATTCTTTATCACTTGGTTTCCCATCAAATTCAGCACACGCTGGAGAAACAAGGGAAACAATTTTTTAAGTGGggtagcaaaaaaaaaccaccaccaaccCAAATCTCCATCTGGATATGCACTTTCTCATTTCAAAACCAAGAAGTGAATAAAACATCCTGGGTGTTACAGCTCACCTACAAAAACCAGCTACAGTCAAATCTCATTTCTTTCACACCACAGCCTTTTATGCTCTGGGCTACCCAACCAAACCATTTCATGGGATTTCAGGCTCATCTACCTGATACAAACCCTCTGGCTGGTTGGCTTACCAGGTTAGGCATGGTCTCCAGGATGCTTATGATGCCTGGGTCGCTTAGGTGGTTGTGGGAAAGATCAAGGACACAAATACTTGGGCATTCTCGTAAGTGCTCGATGTCTTCCACAGTTTGTAACTTATTGTGAGCAATCTGCAGAGTCTGCAGGACTTTCAGACAAGCTGCCAGATAACAACAgtaggaggaaaggaaaggtgaCATTAATTCACTGAGGGTTTTCTGGAGCAAGCAGAAAACTATAGTGTCAGAAGCCTTTTTGATAccaatttatatatatatataatatattattCCACCAAATGCACTTTTTGGCTAGGCCTCCAAAGCTATTTTCTTCAccgtgggaaaaaaaatcagttgtttgGTTTTAGGATGGTGgttgtttttaatttcaatcTAGTCAGTGACACAAAAGCATGactttgtgttttcagtgaCTCCCTATGGACATAAATGATAATGCAGAAGGATTCCTTTGTATGTTCTGCTGAAGATGGACAAAATCCTTTAACAGATATAAAAGATTTGGCAATCAAGGCTGCAAGTGCCAGAGCACATCTTCACTGTGAAGTACATGGTGAATAACAGGTTGTCAGCTTGTCTGCAGCACGGGGAAGTACTGAGATGCTATTGAGAAGTGAGAAAAAACTAACTGAATTGGCCTAGGTATCCACATGAAAGTAATTACTatgtcttttctgctttctcagttATTTAAACTGCAAAATACATGGGTCTGACTCTTCAACAGAAGCGTTGTGGACTATGGGAAAGCATCATGCATAACCCCCCCCCATTGAAACTACTGCTACTAGTGCCTGGCTTTGTCAAAGCTCAGGGCTGTGGGCTCCTTATAGGTCAAACCAGGTGGCACCAACAGTTCTTACAGAGATTCTCAATGGTCTTTATGTAGTTGTTGCTGATATTGAGGGAATCCAGCTTTTGTAAGGGTTCAAGGTTTTCAATTTTGGTAATTAAATTGAGTTGCAAGTAGAGGCAACGCAGCTCCGTCAGAGCCTCCAAGTTCTCAATCTTGGTGAGGCCGTTGCATTCCAGCCACAAACACCTCAGCCCAGTATATTCCTCAAGATTCTCCAGGCGGTCAAatc from Colius striatus isolate bColStr4 chromosome 14, bColStr4.1.hap1, whole genome shotgun sequence encodes:
- the DNAAF1 gene encoding dynein axonemal assembly factor 1 isoform X1, giving the protein MQSQLGDLDQGLGREVAAQGEWLNTRKEAKPSEKESNSVNTDVGTQEKDINCIPRVDEQNEQKSDGGHKSVTRSFKQRTEEKRGCVRMTKKILQDLCKQQKLYWTPHLNDTLYLHYKGFDRLENLEEYTGLRCLWLECNGLTKIENLEALTELRCLYLQLNLITKIENLEPLQKLDSLNISNNYIKTIENLSCLKVLQTLQIAHNKLQTVEDIEHLRECPSICVLDLSHNHLSDPGIISILETMPNLRVLNLMGNQVIKNIAHYRKILIVRLKFLTHLDDRPVFPKDRACAEAWAVGGLEAEKAEREKWETRERKKIQDSINALAALRQKAEEKKRQKCMEERDATDILEGKKNANSGDSDGSCNPSETSNRSQEEDTPEETEKFSNESFDACDEVLTLLPNRGDNTDFTSRTIPARIQEDAQESRSFSSFQKTDDLETTPDKAMLPELDGYADIEQTKLETLEKLYLDELPDLEDTDVSELSTEEEIFIQKQEYQPKIEIISEMTSDTDSALEETNKSTFECPGEVPKAFFSRVCKRPKEHQKEHLRPLVESFFPEPANSERYLESKDQPASPSKPLIQEITSEPEEGPEEPCSWGGDSSLPC
- the DNAAF1 gene encoding dynein axonemal assembly factor 1 isoform X2, whose product is MQSQLGDLDQGLGREVAAQGEWLNTRKEAKPSEKESNSVNTDVGTQEKDINCIPRVDEQNEQKSDGGHKSVTRSFKQRTEEKRGCVRMTKKILQDLCKQQKLYWTPHLNDTLYLHYKGFDRLENLEEYTGLRCLWLECNGLTKIENLEALTELRCLYLQLNLITKIENLEPLQKLDSLNISNNYIKTIENLSCLKVLQTLQIAHNKLQTVEDIEHLRECPSICVLDLSHNHLSDPGIISILETMPNLRVLNLMGNQVIKNIAHYRKILIVRLKFLTHLDDRPVFPKDRACAEAWAVGGLEAEKAEREKWETRERKKIQDSINALAALRQKAEEKKRQKCMEERDATDILEGKKNANSGDSDGSCNPSETSNRSQEEDTPEETEKFSNESFDACDEVLTLLPNRGDNTDFTSRTIPARIQEDAQESRSFSSFQKTDDLETTPDKAMLPELDGYADIEQTKLETLEKLYLDELPDLEDTDVSELSTEEEIFIQKEYQPKIEIISEMTSDTDSALEETNKSTFECPGEVPKAFFSRVCKRPKEHQKEHLRPLVESFFPEPANSERYLESKDQPASPSKPLIQEITSEPEEGPEEPCSWGGDSSLPC